In Cryptococcus neoformans var. grubii H99 mitochondrion, complete genome, the sequence TGTAGCTACAGTTCTATTTCTATACGTAATTTACGATATGCTAGTATCACAACCAGTTGCATCTATGAACCCCTGGGGAACACCAGGATACTTTATGAGCACACCATCATATCTAACAGAATCTTCATACAGTACATCTCTAGAATGGACAATCCCAAGTCCAACACCATACCACGCATATCTTATGATGCCTGTACAATCATAATAATATTATTATATATTACAATTCTCCTTACGCATAATCATATTTATACTATTTAAATATGATATATATGCAGCTCCATAGAGCACAAATAACAAATAATAATCATGCCTCAACTAACAGCATACTTCTGGGTAAACCAAATTACATTCGGACTACTTGGACTAGCAGTTATTACATATGTAATGTCAGTATACGTACTACCTTACTTCGTACAACTATTTGTAACACGAGTATACATTACAAAGCTATAATACTATTACATATAACTCCCCACATAGTTATGGATATAATAATACCATAAAGAATTATATAAGCATAATCGATTATCTACATGATTACCCATATTTATAGCGAACGTGTTGAAATTGGTAGACAAGTCCGTTTTAGGTACGGTTGCCTCAGGGTGTAGGAGTTCGAGTCTCCTCGTTCGTAAAAAAAAGTAAAAATAATATAACATAAAAAATGTGGAAGTCGCCTTTCGTATAATGGTCAGTACTACTGTCTTCGAAACAGTCAATATAGGTTCGAATCCTATAGGGCGTTAAAAATATATTATAAGTAGTATAATAATGATAATTTATAAAGCGAGTATAGTATAATTGGTAATACCTTCGCCTTCCAAGCGAATTTTTTCAGTTCGAGTCTGAATACTCGTATAATTAGAATAGATGAAAACAATTAAAATTATAGTGAATTAATAACAGGGATGCTAGTAACTAGTCTATTTATTATTATGATGGCCGTAGCGCTATCTAATACATCTATTAATCCTATTCTACTAACTCGGATGTGTTCACTAGTTCTACTTTACACTGCAGCACTATCATATAATGCTCTAGATCTTCAAGGTATTGGAGAAGGTGTAAGTATTTACAGTGGTCTATTCCAGGTAACATCAGTGTCTCAATCGGCTGACACATTTATCTTTGTTATTGGTGCTATGATTCTTCTACCATGGGCTCCTGTAACAAGTAATCTACAATCACGATCTACAGTATTTACAGCAGTACCAACTATTACAACATATCCTATTATTATTCTATTTACAACTTGTGGTGCTTCATTCCTAGTCTCAAGTGCAGATCTAGTATCAGTATATCTAAGTATTGAACTACAATCATTTGCAGTATATATTCTAGCTACTCTTTATCGAGATTCAGATTCTGCTACAGCAGCTGGTCTAAAGTATTTCCTACTAGGAGGACTATCATCAGCTCTAATTCTACTAGGATCAGCACTAATTTATGGATATACAGGTCTAACAAATCTAGAAAATATTTATACACTACTATCAGTATCAGAAACAAATGAAATGAATCTATGTGCTATTGGTCTATTTATTTTTGTTATTGGTTTCCTATTTAAGATTTCAGCTGCTCCATTCCATAATTGGGCTCCTGATGTATATGATGGAGTACCAACAATTGTGACAACATGGCTAACAATTATGCCAAAGCTATCAATTCTAATTCTACTACTTGAAGTACAAGCAGGTGTAGGACAATCATTTACAGTATGGACAAATCTGCTACTAGTATCATCACTACTATCACTAGTAATTGGTACTGTAGTAGGACTAGCACAAACACGAATCAAGCGACTACTAGCCTATAGTACAATTTCACATGTAGGATTTCTACTACTAGCACTAGGAGTAAATACAGAAGAATCAATTGAATCATTCCTATTTTATCTAGTACAATATAGTATCACAAATCTAAATGCATTTATGATTA encodes:
- a CDS encoding NADH dehydrogenase subunit 2 — its product is MLVTSLFIIMMAVALSNTSINPILLTRMCSLVLLYTAALSYNALDLQGIGEGVSIYSGLFQVTSVSQSADTFIFVIGAMILLPWAPVTSNLQSRSTVFTAVPTITTYPIIILFTTCGASFLVSSADLVSVYLSIELQSFAVYILATLYRDSDSATAAGLKYFLLGGLSSALILLGSALIYGYTGLTNLENIYTLLSVSETNEMNLCAIGLFIFVIGFLFKISAAPFHNWAPDVYDGVPTIVTTWLTIMPKLSILILLLEVQAGVGQSFTVWTNLLLVSSLLSLVIGTVVGLAQTRIKRLLAYSTISHVGFLLLALGVNTEESIESFLFYLVQYSITNLNAFMIILAFGYVMHSSVSRSSGQNTDLQLIIELAGQFRSNPILGLSLTVCLFSMAGVPPLMGFFAKQTVLYSATHSGYYFLSIVAILVSVVSAYYYLKIVRVIHFDSPSSEILTVSSPEQKLSSVHSFAIATLTMIIALFAVYPDLILNSTTLLALTLYGY